A stretch of the Orcinus orca chromosome 1, mOrcOrc1.1, whole genome shotgun sequence genome encodes the following:
- the SYTL1 gene encoding synaptotagmin-like protein 1 isoform X1 has product MPQRGHPSQKGLWSLPGLLMAHEPQPEADGLLDLSFLTEEEQEAIAKVLKRDARLRQLEERRVSKLRTSLADPGQLKILTGDWFQEARFQRHHHAHLGSDLVRASIRRKKGSRGDQAQGSDGEAQAAGKETEEALEPRLPMDEAPQERFSEAEGPDFPSPYVPPKASDHEEEPQAQEAPGPGGVQAFAAEEADPELEPPSRGEEEPQPPPAQTLEASEILENGEEAPGPDLSLERVLSSSSSTPSLNSSTLSSSQTSLSGEAEAGAVQVRGSLYFALRYEPGAAQLRVHVIQCQGLAAARRRRSDPYVKSKLLPDKQSKRKTSVKKRNLNPVFNETLWYSVPQAELRGRVLSLSVWHRESLGRNIFLGEVEVPLDTWDWDSEPTWLPLQPRVPPSPDDLPSRGLLSLSLKYVPAGSEGPEPSLFAGAGLPPSGELHFWVKEAQDLVPLRPGSLDTYIQCLVLPDDSQASRQRTRVVRRSLSPTFNHTMVYDGFGPADLRQACAELSLWDHGPLASRQLGGTRLSLGTGSSYGLQVPWMDSTPEERQLWQTLLERPCEWVHGLLPLRTNLAPRT; this is encoded by the exons ATGCCCCAGAGGGGCCACCCATCTCAAAAGGGGCTCTGGTCCCTGCCTGGCCTCCTcatggcccatgagccacagcctgAGGCTGATGGGCTATTGGATCTCAGCTTCCTGACAGAGGAGGAGCAAGAGGCTATTGCCAAGGTCCTGAAGCGAGATGCCCGCCTGCGCCAGCTGGAGGAGCGACGGGTCAG cAAGCTCCGGACATCGCTGGCAGACCCTGGGCAGCTGAAGATCCTTacaggggactggttccaggaagCACGCTTCCAGCGGCACCACCACGCCCACCTTGGCTCTGACCTTGTTCGCGCCTCCATCCGCAGGAAGAAGGGCTCCAGGG GAGACCAGGCTCAGGGCAGCGATGGGGAGGCTCAGGCTGCTGGGAAAGAGACCGAAGAGGCGCTGGAGCCCAG gctccCCATGGACGAGGCCCCCCAAGAGAGGTTCAGCGAGGCTGAG GGACCTGATTTCCCCTCACCATATGTCCCCCCAAAGGCTTCAGATCATGAGGAGGAGCCCCAGGCCCAAGAAG cccctggccccggGGGCGTTCAGGCCTTCGCCGCAGAGGAggctgaccctgagctggagCCTCCGTcgaggggagaggaggagccgCAGCCCCCGCCTGCCCAG ACCCTGGAGGCGTCCGAGATCCTGGAGAATGGGGAGGAGGCCCCGGGGCCCGACCTGTCACTCGAACGCGTGCTCAGCAGCAGCTCCTCCACGCCCAGCCTCAACTCCTCCACG CTGAGCAGCAGCCAAACGAGCCTGTCCGGGGAGGCGGAGGCGGGCGCGGTGCAGGTGCGCGGCTCCCTGTACTTCGCGCTGCGCTACGAACCTGGTGCCGCCCAGCTGCGCGTGCACGTGATCCAGTGCCAGGGCCTGGCCGCCGCCCGGCGCCGCCGCTCCGACCC CTACGTCAAAAGCAAACTCCTCCCGGATAAGCAGAGCAAGCGCAAGACCTCAGTGAAGAAACGGAATCTGAACCCGGTCTTCAACGAGACTCTCTGG TACTCTGTCCCGCAGGCCGAGCTCCGGGGACGCGTGCTGAGCCTGTCCGTGTGGCACCGCGAAAGCCTGGGTCGCAACATCTTTCTGGGCGAAGTCGAAGTGCCCCTGGACACGTGGGACTGGGACTCCGAGCCCACCTGGCTCCCCCTGCAGCCCCGG GTCCCGCCCTCTCCCGACGACCTTCCCAGCCGCGGACTGCTCTCTCTGTCCCTCAAGTACGTGCCCGCTGGCTCTGAGG GGCCTGAGCCGAGCCTCTTCGCAGGCGCAGGACTGCCCCCGAGTGGGGAGCTGCACTTCTGGGTGAAGGAAGCTCAGGACCTCGTGCCTCTGCGCCCAGGATCCCTGGATACCTACATACAATG TTTGGTGCTGCCTGATGACAGCCAGGCTAGCCGCCAACGGACAAGGGTGGTGCGACGCAGCCTCAGCCCCACGTTCAATCACACCATGGTTTATGATGGCTTCGGTCCTGCTGACCTGCGCCAGGCCTGTGCTGAGCTCTCTCTCTGGGACCATGGGCCCCTGGCCAGTCGCCAGCTGGGGGGCACACGCCTCAGCCTGGGCACCG GCAGCAGCTATGGGCTCCAGGTGCCCTGGATGGACTCCACACCTGAGGAGAGGCAGCTGTGGCAGACCCTTCTGGAGCGGCCATGTGAGTGGGTGCATGGCCTTCTGCCCCTCAGAACCAACCTGGCCCCCAGGACATAG
- the SYTL1 gene encoding synaptotagmin-like protein 1 isoform X2, producing the protein MPQRGHPSQKGLWSLPGLLMAHEPQPEADGLLDLSFLTEEEQEAIAKVLKRDARLRQLEERRVSKLRTSLADPGQLKILTGDWFQEARFQRHHHAHLGSDLVRASIRRKKGSRGDQAQGSDGEAQAAGKETEEALEPRLPMDEAPQERFSEAEGPDFPSPYVPPKASDHEEEPQAQEAPGPGGVQAFAAEEADPELEPPSRGEEEPQPPPAQTLEASEILENGEEAPGPDLSLERVLSSSSSTPSLNSSTLSSSQTSLSGEAEAGAVQVRGSLYFALRYEPGAAQLRVHVIQCQGLAAARRRRSDPYVKSKLLPDKQSKRKTSVKKRNLNPVFNETLWYSVPQAELRGRVLSLSVWHRESLGRNIFLGEVEVPLDTWDWDSEPTWLPLQPRVPPSPDDLPSRGLLSLSLKYVPAGSEGAGLPPSGELHFWVKEAQDLVPLRPGSLDTYIQCLVLPDDSQASRQRTRVVRRSLSPTFNHTMVYDGFGPADLRQACAELSLWDHGPLASRQLGGTRLSLGTGSSYGLQVPWMDSTPEERQLWQTLLERPCEWVHGLLPLRTNLAPRT; encoded by the exons ATGCCCCAGAGGGGCCACCCATCTCAAAAGGGGCTCTGGTCCCTGCCTGGCCTCCTcatggcccatgagccacagcctgAGGCTGATGGGCTATTGGATCTCAGCTTCCTGACAGAGGAGGAGCAAGAGGCTATTGCCAAGGTCCTGAAGCGAGATGCCCGCCTGCGCCAGCTGGAGGAGCGACGGGTCAG cAAGCTCCGGACATCGCTGGCAGACCCTGGGCAGCTGAAGATCCTTacaggggactggttccaggaagCACGCTTCCAGCGGCACCACCACGCCCACCTTGGCTCTGACCTTGTTCGCGCCTCCATCCGCAGGAAGAAGGGCTCCAGGG GAGACCAGGCTCAGGGCAGCGATGGGGAGGCTCAGGCTGCTGGGAAAGAGACCGAAGAGGCGCTGGAGCCCAG gctccCCATGGACGAGGCCCCCCAAGAGAGGTTCAGCGAGGCTGAG GGACCTGATTTCCCCTCACCATATGTCCCCCCAAAGGCTTCAGATCATGAGGAGGAGCCCCAGGCCCAAGAAG cccctggccccggGGGCGTTCAGGCCTTCGCCGCAGAGGAggctgaccctgagctggagCCTCCGTcgaggggagaggaggagccgCAGCCCCCGCCTGCCCAG ACCCTGGAGGCGTCCGAGATCCTGGAGAATGGGGAGGAGGCCCCGGGGCCCGACCTGTCACTCGAACGCGTGCTCAGCAGCAGCTCCTCCACGCCCAGCCTCAACTCCTCCACG CTGAGCAGCAGCCAAACGAGCCTGTCCGGGGAGGCGGAGGCGGGCGCGGTGCAGGTGCGCGGCTCCCTGTACTTCGCGCTGCGCTACGAACCTGGTGCCGCCCAGCTGCGCGTGCACGTGATCCAGTGCCAGGGCCTGGCCGCCGCCCGGCGCCGCCGCTCCGACCC CTACGTCAAAAGCAAACTCCTCCCGGATAAGCAGAGCAAGCGCAAGACCTCAGTGAAGAAACGGAATCTGAACCCGGTCTTCAACGAGACTCTCTGG TACTCTGTCCCGCAGGCCGAGCTCCGGGGACGCGTGCTGAGCCTGTCCGTGTGGCACCGCGAAAGCCTGGGTCGCAACATCTTTCTGGGCGAAGTCGAAGTGCCCCTGGACACGTGGGACTGGGACTCCGAGCCCACCTGGCTCCCCCTGCAGCCCCGG GTCCCGCCCTCTCCCGACGACCTTCCCAGCCGCGGACTGCTCTCTCTGTCCCTCAAGTACGTGCCCGCTGGCTCTGAGG GCGCAGGACTGCCCCCGAGTGGGGAGCTGCACTTCTGGGTGAAGGAAGCTCAGGACCTCGTGCCTCTGCGCCCAGGATCCCTGGATACCTACATACAATG TTTGGTGCTGCCTGATGACAGCCAGGCTAGCCGCCAACGGACAAGGGTGGTGCGACGCAGCCTCAGCCCCACGTTCAATCACACCATGGTTTATGATGGCTTCGGTCCTGCTGACCTGCGCCAGGCCTGTGCTGAGCTCTCTCTCTGGGACCATGGGCCCCTGGCCAGTCGCCAGCTGGGGGGCACACGCCTCAGCCTGGGCACCG GCAGCAGCTATGGGCTCCAGGTGCCCTGGATGGACTCCACACCTGAGGAGAGGCAGCTGTGGCAGACCCTTCTGGAGCGGCCATGTGAGTGGGTGCATGGCCTTCTGCCCCTCAGAACCAACCTGGCCCCCAGGACATAG